In one window of Juglans regia cultivar Chandler chromosome 3, Walnut 2.0, whole genome shotgun sequence DNA:
- the LOC108981018 gene encoding uncharacterized protein LOC108981018, with translation MSSFTNTTNFDDLVLQTLMGRLQIGPSTNQFNSQSLEDLLFDAANLSEDNNINDEKSSLLAQLANEENKLENEVIRIIHSGMIDTLRPNSGQAVTVGDHNICVRFQDETDSDYRVWEWHGHVMIFSDEHGYSPEYIYGNYFERLLVKPRGRGEQKEEEKEEKVGNLGLRELIDGGEAGGARILHRSMSNGSPRF, from the exons ATGAGCTCCTTCACCAACACCACTAATTTCGACGACCTTGTCCTCCAAACCCTGATGGGTCGCCTCCAAATCGGCCCTTCGACCAACCAGTTCAACTCCCAGTCCCTCGAGGACCTCCTCTTTGATGCCGCTAATCTCTCCGAAGATAACAACATTAACGACGAAAAGAGTAGCTTGTTGGCTCAGCTCGCCAATGAAGAAAACAAACTCGAAAACGAAGTCATCCGGATCATCCACAGCGGCATGATAGATACCCTCAGACCCAATTCCGGCCAGGCCGTCACCGTCGGCGACCACAACATTTGCGTCCGGTTTCAAGACGAGACGGACTCGGATTACCGGGTATGGGAGTGGCATGGGCACGTAATGATTTTTAGCGACGAGCACGGGTACTCACCCGAGTATATATATGGGAATTACTTTGAGAGGCTGTTGGTTAAGCCGCGTGGTAGGGGGGAGcagaaggaggaggagaaggaagagaaggtGGGGAACTTGGGTCTGAGGGAGTTGATTGATGGTGGAGAAGCCGGTGGTGCCCGTATTCTTCATCGGAGCATGAGTAATGGTTCTCCAAG GTTTTAG